The nucleotide sequence ATCGCCTCGGCGAGCACGATGCCGAAGCTCTCGTTGCCGGTGGCCGGCGAGCAGAACACGTCGCCCGTCGCGTACCAGCGCGGCAGATCGGCGCTCGGCACGTGTCCGAGGAAATGAACGTGCCGCCGGGCCGCCGACGAGACCTGGGCCTCGATCTGCGGGCGCAGGTAGGAATCGCCGACGACCAGCAGTCGCGCCCGGCCGTCCGTGCGCTCGAGCACCTCGGGCATGGCGGCGATGAGATCGGAGACGCCCTTGCGGGGGTCGAGCCTGCCGACGAACAGGATGTTCACGGTCCCCGGCTCGCGCCACTGCGGAAACGGCGCCGCCAGCGGGTGGAACCGCTCGACATCCACGCCGTTCGGGATGACTTCGTAGGTTCCCGGGTAATAGATCTCGGCGGTCGCCTTCGCGGTCTCGGAGACCGCGATCCGCCCGTCGAGTCGCGCGGTCACGCGCGAGAGCACGGGCTGGAAGAGATCCTGCAGCGTCGTCCGCCCGCCGGTCGAATGGAAGGTTCCGACCAGCGGGCGATCGCAGACCTGGATCGCGAAGACCGGCAGGGTGGGCGCGGTCGGGCAGTGGACGTGGACGACGTCCAGGTCGAGCTCGCGCATGGCGCGCCGGAGCTGGCCCTTGAGCCCCCAGCCGACGGTGAAGTCCACGACCGCGCGGTTGAAGGGAATGAGGATGTTGTAACCGATCCGGCGCACACCGGCCGCTTCGCCGCCCTCGCCGGCGCGGAAGCGGCTCGTCAGGATCGTGACCTCGTGCCCGCGGCGCCGCAACTCGCTCGCCAGCGCGTGGACGTGCTCGGTGACGCCGCCATAGCGCGGGTAGTACGACTGCGAGACGATGCCGATCCTCACGCCTCGACTCTCCTCGCGCCCCCGGCGTGCTCGGCGGCTCCCCCGGGGGCGGGTTCCCACATCGGCCGGAAGATGCACCACTGGTCGAGGTGCTCGCGGATGTGACGTTCGATCGTCGTCGCGACCGCCTGGTTGAGCTCGGCGGTCGAAGCGCAGGCCGCCGGGTCGAGGGGCTTCTCCATGACCATGCGGAAGCGACCGGGCGAAAGCCGTTCGCAGTAGCCGCAGATCACCTGCGCGCCGGTGCGCTGGGCGAGCACGCCGGGACCGGCCGGGAACCGGTAGGGGCGGCCGAAGAACTCGACGTCCACGCCGTGC is from Candidatus Eisenbacteria bacterium and encodes:
- a CDS encoding glycosyltransferase family 4 protein, encoding MRIGIVSQSYYPRYGGVTEHVHALASELRRRGHEVTILTSRFRAGEGGEAAGVRRIGYNILIPFNRAVVDFTVGWGLKGQLRRAMRELDLDVVHVHCPTAPTLPVFAIQVCDRPLVGTFHSTGGRTTLQDLFQPVLSRVTARLDGRIAVSETAKATAEIYYPGTYEVIPNGVDVERFHPLAAPFPQWREPGTVNILFVGRLDPRKGVSDLIAAMPEVLERTDGRARLLVVGDSYLRPQIEAQVSSAARRHVHFLGHVPSADLPRWYATGDVFCSPATGNESFGIVLAEAMASGRAVACSDIPGYRCVVTPGRDAATFPPGDVRALARTLAQLVDDPERRGRLAEAGRRRSLDFAWPRVVDRIEAVYRDAVGHRRARLSGHSAA